From Salarias fasciatus chromosome 12, fSalaFa1.1, whole genome shotgun sequence, the proteins below share one genomic window:
- the hsd17b3 gene encoding 17-beta-hydroxysteroid dehydrogenase type 3 isoform X2, which translates to MDLMEIFFISLGAVVVLYHVVKLVLFSRILFPKLWFPLSKSFFTSMGEWAVVTGASEGIGRAYAFALAERGMNVVIMSRTRERLDLVAKEIGEATDQTVKVITTDFINENVFSEIEDQLKDLDIGILVNNVGVLPGVVPSRYLECENLDQMITKVINCNVKTMAKMCKIILPGMEKRGKGLIVNISSGIATVPFPYYSLYAASKIFVERVSQGLQAEYKDKGIIIQAVAPFGVSTRMVSYQKTNIVTLSAENFVKSSLQYIRAGDRTNGSICHSILGWILQHIPLKIFYAECVLHSLQSYIKNQLKKSQPPKSSRSTAALENQTYL; encoded by the exons ATGGATTTGATGGAAATATTTTTCATCTCTCTTGGTGCGGTTGTTGTTCTCTACCATGTGGTGAAATTGGTGCTTTTTAGCAGAATCCTTTTCCCAAAACTGTGGTTTCCTCTATCAAAATCCTTCTTCACCTCTATGGGAGAGTGGGCAG TGGTGACTGGAGCTTCAGAGGGCATCGGGAGAGCGTATGCATTTGCA CTGGCAGAAAGAGGAATGAATGTGGTTATCATGAGCAGGACAAGAGAAAGACTGGACCTGGTCGCCAAAGAAATAG GTGAAGCTACAGACCAAACTGTGAAAGTGATAACAACAGACTTCATAAACGAAAACGTCTTCAGTGAAATTGAAGATCAGCTTAAAGACCTGGACATTGGTATTTTAG TCAATAATGTGGGTGTGCTGCCGGGTGTTGTGCCATCCAGATATCTTGAATGTGAAAACTTGGACCAG ATGATTACAAAGGTGATCAACTGTAATGTGAAAACGATGGCGAAG atGTGTAAAATAATCCTCCCAGGCATGGAGAAGAG GGGAAAGGGGCTGATTGTGAATATTTCCTCTGGAATTGCAACTGTCCCTTTTCCCTATTACAGCCTTTATGCTGCATCTAAG ATATTTGTGGAAAGAGTTTCTCAAGGCCTACAAGCTGAATACAAAGATAAGGGAATTATAATTCAG GCTGTTGCTCCATTTGGGGTCTCCACTCGAATGGTATCTTACCAAAAGACGAACATCGTGACTCTGTCAGCGGAAAACTTTGTCAAATCCTCTCTGCAGTACATTCGAGCAGGAGACAGAACAAACGGCAGTATCTGCCACAGCATTCTG ggttgGATACTGCAGCATATTCCTCTTAAGATCTTCTATGCTGAGTGTGTGCTACACAGCTTACAATCCTACATCAAGAACCAACTGAAGAAATCACAGCCACCGAAAAGCTCCAGATCAACAGCAGCTTTGGAAAACCAAACGTATCTCTAA
- the hsd17b3 gene encoding 17-beta-hydroxysteroid dehydrogenase type 3 isoform X1 has translation MDLMEIFFISLGAVVVLYHVVKLVLFSRILFPKLWFPLSKSFFTSMGEWAVVTGASEGIGRAYAFALAERGMNVVIMSRTRERLDLVAKEIGEATDQTVKVITTDFINENVFSEIEDQLKDLDIGILVNNVGVLPGVVPSRYLECENLDQMITKVINCNVKTMAKMCKIILPGMEKRCTTISLGKGLIVNISSGIATVPFPYYSLYAASKIFVERVSQGLQAEYKDKGIIIQAVAPFGVSTRMVSYQKTNIVTLSAENFVKSSLQYIRAGDRTNGSICHSILGWILQHIPLKIFYAECVLHSLQSYIKNQLKKSQPPKSSRSTAALENQTYL, from the exons ATGGATTTGATGGAAATATTTTTCATCTCTCTTGGTGCGGTTGTTGTTCTCTACCATGTGGTGAAATTGGTGCTTTTTAGCAGAATCCTTTTCCCAAAACTGTGGTTTCCTCTATCAAAATCCTTCTTCACCTCTATGGGAGAGTGGGCAG TGGTGACTGGAGCTTCAGAGGGCATCGGGAGAGCGTATGCATTTGCA CTGGCAGAAAGAGGAATGAATGTGGTTATCATGAGCAGGACAAGAGAAAGACTGGACCTGGTCGCCAAAGAAATAG GTGAAGCTACAGACCAAACTGTGAAAGTGATAACAACAGACTTCATAAACGAAAACGTCTTCAGTGAAATTGAAGATCAGCTTAAAGACCTGGACATTGGTATTTTAG TCAATAATGTGGGTGTGCTGCCGGGTGTTGTGCCATCCAGATATCTTGAATGTGAAAACTTGGACCAG ATGATTACAAAGGTGATCAACTGTAATGTGAAAACGATGGCGAAG atGTGTAAAATAATCCTCCCAGGCATGGAGAAGAGGTGCACGACAATTTCTTT GGGAAAGGGGCTGATTGTGAATATTTCCTCTGGAATTGCAACTGTCCCTTTTCCCTATTACAGCCTTTATGCTGCATCTAAG ATATTTGTGGAAAGAGTTTCTCAAGGCCTACAAGCTGAATACAAAGATAAGGGAATTATAATTCAG GCTGTTGCTCCATTTGGGGTCTCCACTCGAATGGTATCTTACCAAAAGACGAACATCGTGACTCTGTCAGCGGAAAACTTTGTCAAATCCTCTCTGCAGTACATTCGAGCAGGAGACAGAACAAACGGCAGTATCTGCCACAGCATTCTG ggttgGATACTGCAGCATATTCCTCTTAAGATCTTCTATGCTGAGTGTGTGCTACACAGCTTACAATCCTACATCAAGAACCAACTGAAGAAATCACAGCCACCGAAAAGCTCCAGATCAACAGCAGCTTTGGAAAACCAAACGTATCTCTAA